A region from the Triticum aestivum cultivar Chinese Spring chromosome 3D, IWGSC CS RefSeq v2.1, whole genome shotgun sequence genome encodes:
- the LOC123079276 gene encoding uncharacterized protein isoform X2: MTGRQAGELPTSSRHRSIMASSAEPPPKKRKLVEAQTPSPSGTPRPPPPLPPGLPPTPPPPETLAAAAPSAPPPPPQSPPPTPEELHRKRSNREELRKLFECYRRIRLCVERKDARLMPELEQVYLALITASRGCTSVQRILAKLIPQYASYCPTALEAAAKVSIKMYNWNLAIVTRGEDADGVAYRTARACIVGLVDICSTASLEAPKSSVITGICSAVYMTVLTFFISTFDGKDIHHIGSRRLSKLQDPMELLEILKQESGDDSQLAHDCLFELRAQSLLCIFLLSPENLLEACFALIASAETDHIRGLYFLNQLTCNMSNGISDLALDNNADVASQCTEMEIDLSGTKEIVDSKPSSDASGVSGRSMVESNECYITMAISRHPSLRGWLLRRYKKLCDSCGSTVLSEVSSCLKVLGSLSELDEDKSSMDCEPSVLEKPDKSAGEKTVNIDTHVLKSVQTDDVKTEKLADAKTGGRKSARPDLYVASVSSDVISVSKELWVGSLGNSAAEALVRSKFEEFGPLTNFLFYPSKEFALIEYGNIVHAVRACGYMRGSSIWGGDLQIRYLDRLIGSKGFVGGIAVGESCHIYVGKVKNQKEKDEVFDELKSAGLKRPCGCIDISGENAFILEFETSVDAAVAKAHIRRQAHSDVCSQDKNTSVHQLLVHNMDKSIPETEFINAFSRFGEVSRWQFNRIDGSCLIDYESHSAAACAKSQMHGARFGLKLISVESRTCSVGAVHDKTFSPVIRMPAQNLPDSSSHHEIRNPRVSAYHTGYTVQGDRPIYGPPPPNTQQLWQYKDLESNRAPQGMPPCPPVSAHRSSVMPPPPPPIQTSFVRPVYPGPGSPWENTTPNPPFGRVSPRIVSPRMMPGSSFRIPSAPPFIPSCVTPRTPIPNVAPSPFTPLDMPPPPLSPPPLPVSEPPSVPPPPSSPPAQPSTDPCNSQKPCPHPQWQGSLTKSGIHYCTIYASRIELDACRYGSTVSEPAEWPSRLDVLKRTAFQHAKTIISNAPPNKKEVCRLLPCSNDDQKGFRDFISYLKLNKYAGVIKIAPVKPMGSRLLFILPPTSEVFGLLGLPPQPTECLIAVVLPKETTTEVS, encoded by the exons ATGACAGGCCGCCAGGCCGGAGAGCTGCCCACCTCTTCCCGACATCGCTCGATCATGGCGTCGTCGGCGGAGCCGCCGCCGAAGAAGCGGAAGCTCGTAGAGGCCCAGACCCCGAGCCCCTCAGGCACTCCGCGGCCGCCCCCGCCTCTGCCCCCAGGCCTCCCCCCTACCCCGCcgccccccgaaaccctagcagcGGCGGCGCCCTCCGCCCCACCACCTCCCCCTCAGTCGCCGCCGCCGACACCGGAGGAACTCCACCGCAAGCGCAGCAACCGGGAGGAGCTGCGCAAACTCTTCGAGTGCTACCGCCGCATCCGCCTCTGCGTGGAGCGCAAGGACGCGCGTCTCATGCCCGAGCTCGAGCAGGTCTACCTCGCCCTCATCACCGCGTCCCGAG GTTGCACAAGTGTACAACGTATCTTAGCTAAGCTGATTCCTCAATATGCCTCGTATTGTCCTACTGCACTTGAGGCAGCTGCTAAAGTCTCCATCAAGATGTACAATTGGAACTTGGCCATTGTAACAAGAGGGGAGGATGCAGATGGTGTGGCATATCGGACTGCTAGGGCTTGTATTGTTGGCTTAGTTGACATATGCTCCACAGCATCTCTTGAAGCTCCCAAGTCATCTGTTATCACAGGAATCTGCTCTGCAGTCTATATGACTGTTCTCACTTTCTTCATTTCAACATTTGATGGGAAGGATATCCATCATATAGGCTCCAGAAGACTTTCAAAGCTTCAGGACCCCATGGAGTTATTAGAGATTTTAAAGCAGGAGTCAGGGGATGATAGCCAACTGGCGCATGATTGTTTGTTTGAACTGAGGGCACAATCCTTGCTATGCATATTTCTTTTATCCCCAGAGAACCTATTAGAAGCATGTTTTGCGTTGATTGCTTCTGCAGAAACTGACCATATAAGAGGACTGTACTTTTTAAATCAGCTGACCTGCAATATGAGCAATGGTATCTCAGATCTTGCTCTGGACAATAACGCTGATGTGGCCTCACAGTGTACTGAGATGGAAATAGATCTGTCTGGCACCAAAGAGATTGTTGATTCAAAGCCTTCTTCTGATGCGTCTGGCGTTTCAGGAAGGTCTATGGTAGAATCAAATGAGTGTTACATCACAATG GCAATATCTAGACATCCATCTTTGAGAGGTTGGCTACTGCGGAGGTACAAAAAGTTATGCGATTCCTGTGGATCTACTGTGCTTTCAGAGGTATCATCTTGTTTAAAAGTTTTGGGCTCTTTATCAGAACTTGACGAGGATAAAAGTTCCATGGACTGTGAACCATCAGTGCTGGAGAAGCCTGACAAAAGTGCAGGAGAAAAAACTGTCAATATTGATACCCATGTATTAAAGTCTGTGCAGACAGATGATGTGAAAACTGAGAAGCTAGCAGATGCGAAAACTGGTGGCCGCAAGAGTGCAAGACCTGATCTTTATGTTGCTTCTGTCTCGAGCGATGTAATTTCGGTCTCAAAGGAACTTTGGGTTGGTTCACTGGGGAATAGTGCTGCAGAGGCACTAGTTCGATCTAAATTCGAGGAGTTTGGCCCATTAACGaactttttattttatccttcCAAAGAATTTGCCTTGATTGAATATGGAAACATAGTGCACGCTGTTCGGGCATGTGGATATATGCGGGGCTCCTCTATTTGGGGTGGTGATCTTCAAATAAGGTATTTAGATAGACTTATAGGTAGCAAGGGATTTGTTGGTGGTATAGCTGTTGGTGAAAGTTGCCATATTTATGTTGGTAAAGTCAAGAATCAGAAAGAAAAAGATGAGGTGTTCGATGAATTGAAGTCAGCAGGCCTGAAGAGGCCATGTGGCTGTATCGATATCTCGGGCGAAAATGCTTTCATTCTTGAATTTGAGACATCAGTTGATGCAGCTGTTGCAAAAGCCCATATTAGGCGCCAAGCTCATTCAGATGTTTGTTCCCAGGATAAGAATACATCTGTTCATCAACTTTTGGTACATAACATGGACAAGTCAATCCCTGAGACGGAATTTATCAATGCTTTCTCACGATTTGGTGAGGTCAGTAGGTGGCAGTTTAATCGGATTGATGGGAGCTGCTTGATAGATTATGAATCACACAGTGCTGCTGCCTGTGCAAAGTCGCAGATGCATGGTGCAAGGTTTGGCTTGAAGTTGATTAGTGTTGAATCTAGGACATGCAGCGTAGGAGCTGTTCACGATAAAACATTTTCACCTGTTATTCGAATGCCAGCCCAGAACCTTCCGGACAGCAGCAGTCACCATGAGATCAG GAATCCAAGGGTTTCAGCTTATCATACAGGTTACACAGTACAAGGGGATCGGCCAATATATG GTCCACCACCTCCCAATACACAACAATTATGGCAGTACAAGGATCTAGAGTCAAACAGGGCTCCACAAGGAATGCCTCCCTGCCCACCTGTTTCTGCACATCGTTCTTCTGtaatgccaccaccaccacctcctatcCAAACTTCTTTTGTTCGTCCTGTATATCCTGGTCCGGGCAGTCCATGGGAAAACACTACACCAAATCCACCCTTCGGCCGTGTTTCTCCTCGCATTGTTTCTCCTCGCATGATGCCCGGAAGTAGCTTCCGTATTCCGTCTGCTCCTCCTTTCATACCGTCTTGTGTCACCCCTCGTACACCTATACCAAATGTAGCTCCCTCACCATTTACACCTCTAGATATGCCACCTCCACCACTATCTCCACCACCATTACCTGTTTCCGAGCCACCTTCTGTTCCACCGCCCCCAAGTTCTCCTCCGGCACAACCTTCAACTGATCCTTGTAATTCACAGAAGCCATGCCCTCATCCTCAATGGCAGGGTTCTCTTACAAAAAGTGGCATACACTACTGCACAATATATGCAAGTAGAATAGAGTTGGATGCCTGTAGATACGGAAGTACTGTTTCTGAACCAGCAGA ATGGCCCTCAAGATTAGATGTTCTAAAGCGCACAGCTTTCCAGCACGCAAAGACAATCATCTCCAATGCTCCACCTAATAAA aaaGAAGTCTGTCGGTTGTTGCCTTGTTCGAATGATGATcagaaaggg
- the LOC123079276 gene encoding uncharacterized protein isoform X1 has translation MTGRQAGELPTSSRHRSIMASSAEPPPKKRKLVEAQTPSPSGTPRPPPPLPPGLPPTPPPPETLAAAAPSAPPPPPQSPPPTPEELHRKRSNREELRKLFECYRRIRLCVERKDARLMPELEQVYLALITASRGCTSVQRILAKLIPQYASYCPTALEAAAKVSIKMYNWNLAIVTRGEDADGVAYRTARACIVGLVDICSTASLEAPKSSVITGICSAVYMTVLTFFISTFDGKDIHHIGSRRLSKLQDPMELLEILKQESGDDSQLAHDCLFELRAQSLLCIFLLSPENLLEACFALIASAETDHIRGLYFLNQLTCNMSNGISDLALDNNADVASQCTEMEIDLSGTKEIVDSKPSSDASGVSGRSMVESNECYITMAISRHPSLRGWLLRRYKKLCDSCGSTVLSEVSSCLKVLGSLSELDEDKSSMDCEPSVLEKPDKSAGEKTVNIDTHVLKSVQTDDVKTEKLADAKTGGRKSARPDLYVASVSSDVISVSKELWVGSLGNSAAEALVRSKFEEFGPLTNFLFYPSKEFALIEYGNIVHAVRACGYMRGSSIWGGDLQIRYLDRLIGSKGFVGGIAVGESCHIYVGKVKNQKEKDEVFDELKSAGLKRPCGCIDISGENAFILEFETSVDAAVAKAHIRRQAHSDVCSQDKNTSVHQLLVHNMDKSIPETEFINAFSRFGEVSRWQFNRIDGSCLIDYESHSAAACAKSQMHGARFGLKLISVESRTCSVGAVHDKTFSPVIRMPAQNLPDSSSHHEISDGNICRNPRVSAYHTGYTVQGDRPIYGPPPPNTQQLWQYKDLESNRAPQGMPPCPPVSAHRSSVMPPPPPPIQTSFVRPVYPGPGSPWENTTPNPPFGRVSPRIVSPRMMPGSSFRIPSAPPFIPSCVTPRTPIPNVAPSPFTPLDMPPPPLSPPPLPVSEPPSVPPPPSSPPAQPSTDPCNSQKPCPHPQWQGSLTKSGIHYCTIYASRIELDACRYGSTVSEPAEWPSRLDVLKRTAFQHAKTIISNAPPNKKEVCRLLPCSNDDQKGFRDFISYLKLNKYAGVIKIAPVKPMGSRLLFILPPTSEVFGLLGLPPQPTECLIAVVLPKETTTEVS, from the exons ATGACAGGCCGCCAGGCCGGAGAGCTGCCCACCTCTTCCCGACATCGCTCGATCATGGCGTCGTCGGCGGAGCCGCCGCCGAAGAAGCGGAAGCTCGTAGAGGCCCAGACCCCGAGCCCCTCAGGCACTCCGCGGCCGCCCCCGCCTCTGCCCCCAGGCCTCCCCCCTACCCCGCcgccccccgaaaccctagcagcGGCGGCGCCCTCCGCCCCACCACCTCCCCCTCAGTCGCCGCCGCCGACACCGGAGGAACTCCACCGCAAGCGCAGCAACCGGGAGGAGCTGCGCAAACTCTTCGAGTGCTACCGCCGCATCCGCCTCTGCGTGGAGCGCAAGGACGCGCGTCTCATGCCCGAGCTCGAGCAGGTCTACCTCGCCCTCATCACCGCGTCCCGAG GTTGCACAAGTGTACAACGTATCTTAGCTAAGCTGATTCCTCAATATGCCTCGTATTGTCCTACTGCACTTGAGGCAGCTGCTAAAGTCTCCATCAAGATGTACAATTGGAACTTGGCCATTGTAACAAGAGGGGAGGATGCAGATGGTGTGGCATATCGGACTGCTAGGGCTTGTATTGTTGGCTTAGTTGACATATGCTCCACAGCATCTCTTGAAGCTCCCAAGTCATCTGTTATCACAGGAATCTGCTCTGCAGTCTATATGACTGTTCTCACTTTCTTCATTTCAACATTTGATGGGAAGGATATCCATCATATAGGCTCCAGAAGACTTTCAAAGCTTCAGGACCCCATGGAGTTATTAGAGATTTTAAAGCAGGAGTCAGGGGATGATAGCCAACTGGCGCATGATTGTTTGTTTGAACTGAGGGCACAATCCTTGCTATGCATATTTCTTTTATCCCCAGAGAACCTATTAGAAGCATGTTTTGCGTTGATTGCTTCTGCAGAAACTGACCATATAAGAGGACTGTACTTTTTAAATCAGCTGACCTGCAATATGAGCAATGGTATCTCAGATCTTGCTCTGGACAATAACGCTGATGTGGCCTCACAGTGTACTGAGATGGAAATAGATCTGTCTGGCACCAAAGAGATTGTTGATTCAAAGCCTTCTTCTGATGCGTCTGGCGTTTCAGGAAGGTCTATGGTAGAATCAAATGAGTGTTACATCACAATG GCAATATCTAGACATCCATCTTTGAGAGGTTGGCTACTGCGGAGGTACAAAAAGTTATGCGATTCCTGTGGATCTACTGTGCTTTCAGAGGTATCATCTTGTTTAAAAGTTTTGGGCTCTTTATCAGAACTTGACGAGGATAAAAGTTCCATGGACTGTGAACCATCAGTGCTGGAGAAGCCTGACAAAAGTGCAGGAGAAAAAACTGTCAATATTGATACCCATGTATTAAAGTCTGTGCAGACAGATGATGTGAAAACTGAGAAGCTAGCAGATGCGAAAACTGGTGGCCGCAAGAGTGCAAGACCTGATCTTTATGTTGCTTCTGTCTCGAGCGATGTAATTTCGGTCTCAAAGGAACTTTGGGTTGGTTCACTGGGGAATAGTGCTGCAGAGGCACTAGTTCGATCTAAATTCGAGGAGTTTGGCCCATTAACGaactttttattttatccttcCAAAGAATTTGCCTTGATTGAATATGGAAACATAGTGCACGCTGTTCGGGCATGTGGATATATGCGGGGCTCCTCTATTTGGGGTGGTGATCTTCAAATAAGGTATTTAGATAGACTTATAGGTAGCAAGGGATTTGTTGGTGGTATAGCTGTTGGTGAAAGTTGCCATATTTATGTTGGTAAAGTCAAGAATCAGAAAGAAAAAGATGAGGTGTTCGATGAATTGAAGTCAGCAGGCCTGAAGAGGCCATGTGGCTGTATCGATATCTCGGGCGAAAATGCTTTCATTCTTGAATTTGAGACATCAGTTGATGCAGCTGTTGCAAAAGCCCATATTAGGCGCCAAGCTCATTCAGATGTTTGTTCCCAGGATAAGAATACATCTGTTCATCAACTTTTGGTACATAACATGGACAAGTCAATCCCTGAGACGGAATTTATCAATGCTTTCTCACGATTTGGTGAGGTCAGTAGGTGGCAGTTTAATCGGATTGATGGGAGCTGCTTGATAGATTATGAATCACACAGTGCTGCTGCCTGTGCAAAGTCGCAGATGCATGGTGCAAGGTTTGGCTTGAAGTTGATTAGTGTTGAATCTAGGACATGCAGCGTAGGAGCTGTTCACGATAAAACATTTTCACCTGTTATTCGAATGCCAGCCCAGAACCTTCCGGACAGCAGCAGTCACCATGAGATCAG TGATGGGAACATATGCAGGAATCCAAGGGTTTCAGCTTATCATACAGGTTACACAGTACAAGGGGATCGGCCAATATATG GTCCACCACCTCCCAATACACAACAATTATGGCAGTACAAGGATCTAGAGTCAAACAGGGCTCCACAAGGAATGCCTCCCTGCCCACCTGTTTCTGCACATCGTTCTTCTGtaatgccaccaccaccacctcctatcCAAACTTCTTTTGTTCGTCCTGTATATCCTGGTCCGGGCAGTCCATGGGAAAACACTACACCAAATCCACCCTTCGGCCGTGTTTCTCCTCGCATTGTTTCTCCTCGCATGATGCCCGGAAGTAGCTTCCGTATTCCGTCTGCTCCTCCTTTCATACCGTCTTGTGTCACCCCTCGTACACCTATACCAAATGTAGCTCCCTCACCATTTACACCTCTAGATATGCCACCTCCACCACTATCTCCACCACCATTACCTGTTTCCGAGCCACCTTCTGTTCCACCGCCCCCAAGTTCTCCTCCGGCACAACCTTCAACTGATCCTTGTAATTCACAGAAGCCATGCCCTCATCCTCAATGGCAGGGTTCTCTTACAAAAAGTGGCATACACTACTGCACAATATATGCAAGTAGAATAGAGTTGGATGCCTGTAGATACGGAAGTACTGTTTCTGAACCAGCAGA ATGGCCCTCAAGATTAGATGTTCTAAAGCGCACAGCTTTCCAGCACGCAAAGACAATCATCTCCAATGCTCCACCTAATAAA aaaGAAGTCTGTCGGTTGTTGCCTTGTTCGAATGATGATcagaaaggg